The Microbulbifer sp. YPW1 genome contains the following window.
CCGCGACCATCACCGTGGCAAAGATGATCACAAGTACCTCAAGTACGTAGGCTACGACCGCCGCTACGATAAAAACCGTCACGATCGTAAACATGATCGCAAACATGGGCGGGGACACGATCACGGTTACAGAGGTGGCAATCACGGCCATCACAGACCGCACCGTCCGCACCATCGTCCGCACAAGCACCGCTGGCGTCCGGCACACTACGGTTACGGCTATCGCTGGAAGCGCCTGCCCACAAGTTATATCAGCCTGACCTTTGGTGGCCTCGGTTACTACTTCAGCGATGGCATCTTCTACCGCCCCTACGGCGCAGGCTATGTGGTCGCCGAGGCCCCGATCGGCGCCTTTGTTCGCACCCTGCCTGGCACAGCCATGAGCGTTAGCTTCAACGGCCTGAATTATTACGTGGCCTACGACACGTACTACCGTTGGGATCATCGTCGCCGCGGATATATGGTGGTGGCCAACCCCGGATTTTTCTAACCCGCATACGCAGTAACCCGTTCTCACAGGAACCGTATTTCTCCCAACCCCAACAACCGAATGAAAATTCGGTTATTACCCCTGGCGACTCTCCGGAGTCGCTTTTTTTATTCCCGCCCTCCGCCACCTCTCTCGCCAGCTTTCCAGACACCGCTGTGCTGTCATTCCAGACATATTGGAAAATTTATGCGCCGGTACAGCGCGCATATATACACAACGCACAAAACCGAATAAAAATTTAATTTTCCCCGGTTAAAAAAGGCAAAATTTCTTTTCTATAGTTATTGCTTTCAACAAAGACTGGCCCCAACATTCGCGCCCCTGACGCACCCCGGGAACTGTTTCCGGAATACACTCTCAGAGCACCCAAGGATTTCCCAACTTAAAAGGCGCCATGAAACAACAACAGATCGAAAACTGGACCTGCGAAGACTCCGCAGAACTCTACGGCATCCGCAACTGGGGTGCCGGTTATTTCAATTTGAACCAGTCTGGTGAGATCACGGTTGAGGTAAAAAATGAAGCCGGTGATCTGCACGCTGTTTCCCTGCTGGACATTGCCCACGGCGCCACCGAGCGCGGTCTCGGCATGCCGCTGCTGGTGCGATTTGATAATTTGTTGGACGCGCAAGTGGCGCGCATTAACAATTCTTTCCGCAGCGCAATTGAGAGCAGTGGTTACAAGAACGTATTCCGCGGCGTTTTCCCGATCAAGGTGAACCAGCAGTGCCAGGTAATCGAAGAGATTGCTCGCGCCGGTCGCCAGTTCGGCCATGGCCTGGAAGCTGGCAGCAAGGCGGAGTTGATTGCGGCGCTGTCGATTCTCGACAATACCGATGCACTGATCGTCTGCAACGGCTACAAGGATGAAGAATTCATCAACCTGGGCCTGCAGGCGCAGCGCCTTGGCGTGCAGGTTTTCTTTGTGGTCGAAACCCCGTCGGAAGTGGACACCATCATCCACTGTGCCGAGCGCGAGCAGGTAGAGCCCAATATCGGTGTGCGGGTCAAGCTCGCCAGTAAAGTGGGTGGCTACTGGAACGCCACCAGCGGCGACCGCAGCATCTTTGGTCTCGGCAGTAACGACCTGATTGCGATGGTCGACAAGCTGCGCGACCACAAGATGCTGCACTGCCTGAAACTGCTGCACTACCACCTGGGCTCGCAGGTACCGAATATTCGCGACATCCGCACCGGGGTTCTCGAAGCCTGTCGCTACTACGCAGATCTGGTAGAAGAAGGCGCCGCCATGGGCTACCTGGACTTGGGTGGCGGCCTGGCAGTGGATTACGATGGCTCCAAGACCAACTACACCCACTCCAAGAACTACTCCCTCGACGAGTACTGCGTGGATGTGGTCGAGGCCATTATGGGCACCCTGGACAGCGAGGGCGTGGACCACCCGGTGATCATTACCGAGTCCGGCCGCGCCACGGTAGCCTATTCGTCGGTATTGCTGTTCAACATTCTGGACACCACCAGCTTCGAGCCCATCGAACTCGAAGAAGACAGTATTGGCGACGACGCACACCCGATGCTGAAGAATCTGCAGCACGCGTTGCAGAGTGTGACGGCGAAGAATCTGCAGGAGAGCTACAACGACGGCCTTTACTACCGCGATGAAATTCGCGCGCTGTACCTGCACGGCCAGGTAAGCCTGCGGGATCGCGCGTTGGCGGAGAACCTGTTTTTGCAGTGCGCACAGCGCATCCGCAAACTGCTGGATGAAGTGGAACAGATTCCGGTGGACCTGCAGGCGCTGCCTGAGGTGCTATCAGATATTTACTACGCGAATGTGAGTGTGTTCCAGTCGCTGCCGGATATCTGGGCAATTGATCAGCTGTTCCCGCTGCTGCCGGTGCACCGCCTGGACGAAGCGCCGACCCGCTCGGCGATCATTGCGGACATCACCTGCGACTGCGACGGCAAGATCGACCGGTTTATTGATCGACAGGACGTGCGCAAGACCTTGCCGCTGCACCCGCTGAAGGAAGGCGAAGAATATATCCTGGGCACCTTCCTGGTGGGCGCTTATCAGGAAACACTGGGAGATCTGCACAACCTGTTTGGCGATACCAATGTGGTGAGCGTGCGTATCGACGATGAGGGACACGTGGATTACAGTCGTGAAATTCACGGTGACAGCATTGCCGATGTACTGAGTTACGTGGAGTACTCACCGCAGGATCTGTTCGAGCGTTTCCGCAAGCTGGCGGAACGGGCAGTGAAGGAAAAGCGCATTACCGCGCAGCAGCGTAAGGATATTTTGCACACCTACACTGCGAGCATGAGTGGGTACACCTACTTCGAGAAATAATGTATTGGTTTCCCCAATATCAGGATCAGGGAGAAAAAAATGGCCAACGTTCTGATAGTAGGCGCCGGTGGCGTCGGTCAGGTGGTTGCACACAAGTGTGCGCAGGTTGAGGAAGTTTTCGAAAATATTACCCTCGCCAGCCGCACCAAATCGAAATGCGACAAAATCGCCGATATGCTGCCGCGCAAAATCAACACCGCGGAAGTGGATGCCGATAACGTCGGGGAAATGGTCGCGCTGATCGAAAAGGTCAAGCCGGACATGGTCATCAACGTGGCCCTGCCCTACCAGGATCTGCACATCATGGATGCCTGCCTGGAAACCGGCGTGCACTACCTGGATACCGCCAACTACGAACCGCCGGAAGAGGCCAAGTTCGAGTACAGCTGGCAGTGGGCCTACCAGGACAAGTTCGAGAAAGCGGGGCTGATGGCACTGCTGGGCAGCGGCTTTGACCCCGGTGTAACCAGTGTATTTACTGCTTATGCGAAGAAGCACCACTTTGACCGCATCAAGACCCTGGACATTCTTGACTGCAATGCCGGTGATCACGGCCTGCCGTTTGCCACCAACTTCAACCCGGAAATCAACATCCGCGAAATCACCGCGAATGGCCGTTACTGGGAAGATGGCAAATGGGTCACCACCAAGCCCATGGAAGAAAAGCGGGTATTCGAATTTCCGGAAGGTATCGGTGAAAAGGATCTGTACCTGCTGTACCACGAAGAGCTGGAATCCCTGTCCAAGCACTTCCCGGAAATCGAGCGCGCGCGCTTCTGGATGACCTTCGGCGCCAGCTATCTCAAGCATCTTGAGGTACTGCAGAATGTAGGCATGACCAGTATCGAACCGATCGAATTCCAGGGACAGGAAATTGTACCCATCCAGTTCCTGAAGGCGCTGCTGCCAGACCCGGCAAGCCTGGGCCCGCTGACCAAGGGCAAGACCTGTATCGGCAACATTATCAAGGGTGTCAAAGACGGCGAAGACAAGATTTACTATGTCTACAACATCTGCGACCACCAGGAAGCCTACAAGGAAGTCCAGTCTCAGGCCATTTCCTACACCACCGGCGTGCCCGCCATGATCGGCGCGAAGATGATGATGGAAGGCAAGTGGATGAAGCCCGGCGTGTGGAATATGGAGCAGCTGGACCCGGATCCGTTTATGGATGACCTGAACAAGTACGGCCTGCCCTGGCAGGAAACCTGGCTGGACAAGCCTTTCGTGTAACACCCATCAATCCCGGATCGCGAGATCCGGGATTTTTGCAAATATAAGAAGTGATGATTGTTAAATGGATCTGACGCCCCGCAAAGATTATTTCGGCGATTTCGACCCAAGCCGCGTTCCCACGCCCTGTTTCGTGGTGGACGAGATTGCCCTGCGCGACAATCTCGAAGTACTGGCGGATGTGCAGAAGCGCAGCGGTGCAAAAGTGCTGGCGGCGCTCAAGGCATTTTCCATGTTCAGTGTCGGTCACATCGTTGCCGAATACCTTTCCGGCACCTGTGCCAGTGGGATTAACGAGGCAAAACTCGGTTTCGAGGAGTACGGAGGAAAAGACCTCGGTAAAGAGGTCCATGTATTCAGTGCCGGTTATAAGGAACAGGAGCTGAAAGAAATCCTGGGCTTCGCACACCATGTGATTTTCAATTCATTTTCACAGTGGAAGCGTTACAAACAGACCTGTCTGGATGCGCAGAAGAAACGTCCGGAACTACGATTTGGCCTGCGTATTAATCCCGAGCACTCCGAGGGGCACACCGCAATTTACGATCCCTGCGCACCCTGTTCGCGTCTGGGTATCGTGCGCTCGCTGTTTGAAGGCGAAGACCTGACGGGTATCAGCGGCCTGCACTTTCACACCCTGTGTGAGCAGGATTTCAAACCTCTTGAACGCACGATCAAAGCAGTAGAAGAAAAGTTCGGCGACCTGATTCCACAGCTGGAGTGGATCAATTTTGGTGGTGGCCACCATATCACCCGCTGCGACTATCAGGTGGAAGAGCTTATTACCGCGGTGAAGGCGTTTTCCGAGAAACACGATGTTCAGGTGTATCTCGAGCCGGGCGAGGCGGTTGCACTCTTTTGCGGTGTACTCGTGGGCGAAGTAGTTGACCTGACATGGAACGGAAAGCAGCAGGCAATTCTGGATGTATCCGCCACCTGCCACATGCCGGACGTAATCGAGATGCCGTATCGCCCGGAGATCACCGGTGCCTCGCTACCGGAAGAGCTGCCCCATACCTATCAGCTTGGCGGGCAGAGCTGTCTGGCAGGCGACAGGATTGGCGAATACAGCTTTCCCGAGCCGCTGCATATCGGTGATCGGATTGTGTTTGAGGAAATGGCCTATTACACCATGGTCAAAACCAACACATTCAACGGGATTCCACTGCCTTCGATTGCGTTGTGGAATTCTGATAGCGACGAGCTTCGGCTCGTAAAAGAGTTTGGCTATGAGGACTTCAAGAATCGGCTTTCTTGATTCTATCTTAGCCCGCCGCCTATCGCTCGAATCGAGTCCGGTGCTTCCCCTTAACGTTTACTCCACGTACTTTGTTAGAACGCTTGCTTAAACGATTGAAACTACGAAGTACATAAATCCAATGCTAAGGCGGAGTGCCGGGTGCGGGTTTTCAGGAGCGTCGCAAACAGGATGTTTGCGCCGCAGCGCCCAGGGATGGGTTCACAGCGGTCCTGAAAACCCGCACCCGGTGCTCCGCCGCCACAGAAGGTTAACCGAGGCCACCCAGAGCCGACCTCAGAGCTAGAATCATGCATACAGAAGACCCCAACATTTTCCTCGGCTCCGAAATCGAGCAGCCCCAGCCCGAGGACGCCCTGTTCCATATTATCCCGATCCCCTACGAGGAAACCGTCTCCTACGGCGGCGGCACCGGCAAGGGGCCGTCATCCATCATCGAAGCGTCCCACCAGCTGGAAACCTTCGACAACTTCTCCACCCCCTGCGACCTCGGCATCTACACCCGGGAAGCCGTAGACGTGACCGGGCCGGCCGAACAGGTGATGGACAATATCGCCAACGCCACCCGCGAAGTGCTCACTCTGGGGAAAATGCCCGTGGGTATCGGCGGTGAACACTCCGTCACCTGGGGCATCATCAAAGGCTACCTGGATGCCGGCTATACCGACTTTGGCGTAGTGCAGATCGACGCCCACGCCGACCTGCGCGACCGTTACGAAGGGCACAAGCACAGCCACGCCAGCGTCATGCGTCTGGTGTGCGAGGCCGGCGTGCCCCTCTACCAGCTGGGTATCCGCGCCTACTGTGAAGAAGAGATGGAAGCGCGCCGCGAGTACAACGTGCGCTATATGGATGCCCACCAGCTGGTGCCCAACCAGGTACAGTCCATCCAGTTGCCGGACGACTTCCCCAGACAGGTGTTTTTTACCCTGGATATCGATGGCATGGACCCGTCGGTCTTCCCCTCCACCGGCACCCCGGTACCCGGCGGTCTCGGCTGGTACCAGACCCTCAACCTGTTCGAGTCCGTGGCAAAGCAGCGGGAAATCATCGGCTTCGACCTGTTGGAATTTGCGCCCATCGAGGGCTTCCACGCCTACGAATTTGGCGCCGCGCAGCTGCTCTACAAACTGATGGGCATCGTGCAGCGCAACCGTCACCCCGAGTAGCGGGCGGTACAGGGGAACCACGCGCCCACTCGGGCGGCCGTCCAGTTATTCACAGCGGCCCGCAGTCTGTGGATAACTGGCGCGACGAGCTGACAATTCTTAACGGTAAATCGCGGTCATTGCGTAGCGCAGATCGATGATTACGGTTATTATTTGCACAGATAGTAAGTACTCGCTCGCGGGGGATCAATGAGAAACACGGTCAAACTCCTTTTATTCAGCACAGGTCTCGCTGCACTGCTGTCCTTTGCATTTGCAGCTCCGGCTGACGCGCATTCGGGGCATCGCGGTCACCATCACGGCCACAAACCTGTATATCGCCACGGATACCGTCATGGCTACCGCCACCGTGGCTACTGGGGACCGCGCTTCCATGGGCCGCGTATCGGCATCGGCTTCACCGTACCCATTCTACCTGCCGGCTATATGACCATGGCTGTGGGTGGTAACCCGTATTACTACCACGGTGGCTATTACTACCGCCCGGCGCCCACCGGCTACGTGGTTGTGGAGGCTCCCCTGGGTGCCGCAGTACTCACCCTGCCGGCCAGTGCAGTGCGCGTGCAGATCGGCGGGTTCACCTATTACCAGTACGGCAACTCCTACTACCAGTGGCAGCCGCGGGCAAACCGCTATGTGGTGGTGCCGCCGCCGGCTAATACCGTGGTGGCGAGTGCCCCCGTGGTCGGAGCAACCCAGCCGGCCTATGCCCCCGGCCAGGTAGTCAATGAACTGCCCGCCGGCTACACCGCTGAAGTGATCAACGGCATCCAGTACTACCGCTACGGCGGCCACTACTTTATGCCCACCCAGCGCGACGGCCGTGAAGTGTACGTAGTAGTTCAGGTGTAAACGTTCAGGTATAAGACCTATACCGGCTCGGCGATCAGTCCGTGAAAGCGGGCGAAGTCGCCGAGCGCCTTGCTGAACCCTGTCTCCAGGCCGCTTGTGGGCGGCTCCCGCCAGTGCAGCGCCTTGATCCGCAATACGCCGGCAGCGCGATCCGCTTTCAAATCCACCACCCCGACAAACCGATCCCGGTAAAGAATCGGCAGACAGAAGTAGCCGAAGCGACGCTTTGCCTCGGGCACGTAGCACTCCAGCTGGTATTCAAAATCAAACAGGCGCTTCAGTCTTTTGCGCTGTAATACCACCGGATCAAATGGTGACAGCAAGCGCACCATACGCCGCGGCGTCGGCACATCCGCCTTCCGGTCCACTGCCAGGATCAACTCATCGCCAGCGGGGACAAGCTCACCGCTTTTCAGCATTGCCGCCACCGCGCTCTTTACCAGCTCCTTGTCCGGACGACGCAGGTAGTGCATTTCCTCTACCCGTCCCACACCGTGCGCACGCAGGAATCCCCGTACCAGCTGTTCGCCGTATTCCCGTTCAGTCGCGGTGGAGACCGCCACGCCAGATGGCAACAACCGTTCCGGCAGATCGAATACCTTCTGAAATCCCTCGCGGCGGCTGACCATCAGCTCGCCTTCATGGAACAACTGCTCCAGTGCCTTTTTCTCATCCGACCATGTCCACCAGCCGCCCTTGGCGCGCACGAAATCACTGGCGGTGAGCGGTCCCTCGGCGCGGATACGATCGAGCACAAAGCGGCAAAGCCGGTGATTTTTTTCAAACCAGTGTTTCTGACCTTCGCGGATTCTGTCCATGCGAACCCGCGCGAACCGGTAGTGATTCATCGGCAGGTAGGCAGCCGCGTGAGACCAGTATTCGAAGACCTGTCGCGCCTGCTCTGCATCCGCCAGCTGCGCCTCGCGGTATCCCGGCAGGCGGGTGAATAATTGATGGTGATGGGCGCGGGTGATGACCTGTATGGCGTCCAGCTGTAACGCGCCAAGATGTTCCACCAGGCCGGCCACATCTCCCGTCCAGGGGTGTTGTACCTGTTGGCGTGACAGCACCAGTGCGCGGATAAAATCCGCTGGCAGCGGCTTCGCTTTGGTATAGGCTTTCAAGTATCGAGGCTTCCGTGAATGGCGGGTTTGCGCGGAAGCCCGCCTTGCTTCCGGCGGACTACTATCCGCCGCTGGGCGCCCGGGTTCAAGCACCTGCCACCGAATACGCAGTGCGCAGAAAACAGGGAGGTTTTCATGCCTGCTTTGCCACGCCTACTGCAAACAGTGTCACTGTTAATGCTCTTGCTCGGATGGAATATCCCCGCACAGGCGCAGCCGGAACTGTTTGGCAACGGACGCTGGGTGGATCTCTCCCACGACTTTGCCGACGACACCATTTACTGGCCCACCGCGGACAAGTTTGCCAAGTCCACGGTTTTCGACGGTGAAACCGACAAGGGATATTTCTACTCCGCCTATAACCTCGCAGCAGCGGAACACGGCGGCACCCATGTGGACGCGCCGGTACATTTTGCTCGCGGCAGGCTCAGCGTGGACAAGCTGCCACTGGAACAGTTGATCGGTTCCGCAATCGTGATCCGCGTGGCGGACCGCATCGGCAAAAATCGCAATTACCTGATTTCCATTGCGGATATTGAGCGCTGGGAAAAAAAGTACGGGGAAATTCCCGCCCACAGTATCGTGCTGCTGGATACCGGTAGTGCCCGTTACTGGCCGGATCCGGTGAAATATATGGGCACCGCGGAACGGGGCGAGGCGGCAGTGGAGAAATTGCAGTTCCCCGGACTGGCCCCAGAGGCCGCAAAATTCCTTGCTGAAAAACGCAAGATCAAGGCCGTGGGGCTGGACACACCGAGCATTGATTACGGCGCTTCGCGCCTGTTCAAAACCCACCGGATACTGTTCCGGCACAATATCCCGGCGCTGGAGAATGTAGCAAACCTGGAGGCACTGCCGGACCGGGGATTTACCGTGATCGCACTGCCGATGAAGATCCGCGGTGGCAGCGGCGGTCCCACCCGCGTAGTGGCATTTTTGCCGGAAGGCTGAGCTTACTGTCAGCGCCAGCAACTGGATATAAAAGGGGAATAATTCAGGCGGGATCCGATCCCGTTGCCACGTGCAGGTTGCTGAATTCCGGCTGTGCAGCGGCGCCCATGACCGACCGGGCAAGATTGAGATACAACACCTGATAAGTCGCCGGCAGTCCCGAGTCGGTGCGTTTTGCTTCGTAGGCCTCGGTCAATTGGCGCAGGCGCGCCCGACTGAGCAAACCCTTGCCCGCAGCGCGGTTCACGTTGTGCGCGCCGATACTCTTCAGCTCCTGCATCAACGTGGATACCGTATCGAAGTGCAGTACCCGCTGCTCTATATGCAACAGGCCGCCCAACTGATTGCTCGCGCAGGCCTGTTGCCAATTACTGGCGGGCAGAAAACGGTTCACGTGCATATCCCCATCCACCGCGGACCAGCTGTCCTCAAGTTCCTGCAGTGTGCCCGGGACCAGAGTGGAAATCAGCACCCGCGCGTCGTCGGCAAGAATACGCTGTATCTCGGCAAACAGCTGCGGCAGCTTGTAGCACCACTGCAACGCGAAACTGGAAAACACCAGGTCGATACAGCCATCCTGCAGCGGTAACTGTTCTGCATCGGCCGCAATATATGCGTTGGCCTGGGGGCGGTTTTCCCGCGCGAACGCGAGCATGGCCGGCGCAATGTCCAGGGCAATGATTTCCGCATCCGGGAAGCGCTTGCGCAACAGGGCGCTGCCGTAACCGGTGCCACTACCGAGATCGAGAATTCGCTTCGGCTTACACTGCCCGTCAAAGCGATTTAGCAGCGCGCGACATACCGCGCGCTGCAAATGCGCCGCGGCGTCATAGCTGTGGGCTGCGCGCCCGAATGCCCGGGCTACCGCGGATTTATCCAGCGGGACAGATTCGCCTTCGTCGAGCACACCTTTAACCAGCGCTGCCACTTCCGCCGGGCGGCTCAGGTGCGGGCAATGCCCCGCGCCTTGCACCATGGTTACCGGACACTTCAGGTTGCGCAGCTGTTGTGCGGCGGCAGCCGGCACCAGTGCATCCTGTTCGCCGAAGATATGTAATGCGGGTATTTCCAGTGCCGGCAGCAGATGACGATTGTCGAGCTCTCCCAGACAGGTCAGCGAGCGATTCCAGCTCAGCGGAAATTCGGTGGGCTGCCAGCTTTTCAGGGTTTTCAGAAGGCCGCGCATTTCGCTATCGCCGCGCGCCTCCAGTCCGCAGAAGCGCTGCCAGTTTTTTTCCGGTTGCTGTTGCTGCGCTACACAGAAATTTTCAAATACGGCTTGCGGCATGCCGGGCCACTGGTCGCGCTCGCTGAAACTGGCGTTCGCGGCGATGGTCACTAGCGCGCGCACTTTGCGCGAGCGCGCGGCCAGTTGCACCGCCAGCATTCCGCCCAGGGACCAGCCCATTAGCAGGCAGTCTTCCGGCAACTGCGCCTCGAGCTCTGCCACAAGCTGTTCGGTCTGCGGCCACGGTTGTGCCGCGCGCACGCCGAAACCCGGCAGGTCGATACAGTGCACCGCTTGCGCCATTGTGCCCATGGCTTCAAGCAGCGGCTGCCAGCAGCGGGAGTCCCCTCCCCAGCCGTGTATCAGCGCGATATTCCGGATTGCATTCATGCGGGCAACTCCACGCTTTCGAGTGCCGCCACCAGCGCAGCCAGCAATGCATCAATCTGGGGTTCCGAGTGCGCCGCTGAAAGCGTGATCCGCAAACGCGCGGTGCCCGCCGGCACCGTGGGTGGGCGTATGGCGCCGACCAGAAACCCCGCCTGTCGCAACCGCTCCGCAACCAGCAGCACGGTCTTTTCGCAGCCGAGCACCAGCGGTTGAATTCCGCTAGTGGAGTCTTCCAGAGACAGGCCAAGTGTTGTCGCGCGCACGCGAAAATAGGCAATGCGCTCGTTCAGGGTCTGCTGCAGCGGCAGTTCCTGCATCAGTTCCAGTGCGCGCAGGCTGCCCGCCGCCACTGCCGGCGGCATGCCAGTGGTGTACACGTAGGTGCGGGCAAACTGGGCCAGGTAATCGATCAGTTCGCGGGAACCGGCAACAAAGGCGCCGCCATTGCCCGCCGACTTGCCGAGCGTGCCCATCACCACCGGCGCGGCATCCTGATCCAGCCCGGCGGCGGCAACGCTGCCGGCACAGGGGAATTGCACACTGCCCATGGCGCCAAACCCGTGGGCTTCGTCCACCATCAACCAGGCGTCGTAGGTCTCGCACAGGCCAGCCATTTCTGCGAGGGGCGCCGTGTCACCGTCCATACTGTAGACCCCGTCCACCGCGAGCAGGATTTTTCCGCCGTCACCACACTGTGAACGGGCGCGCTGCAACTGTCGCTCCAGGGCATCGAGGTCGTTGTGGGCAAAGCGCAGATACTGCGCGCCGCACAGGCGGCCGCCATCGATCAGTGATGCGTGATTCAACCGATCCTGCACCACAAAATCACCGCGCCCCACCAGGGCACCGATTACCCCCACATTGGCCATATAGCCACTGCCAAACAACAGCGCCGCTTCGCGGCCGGTGAGCTCGGCAATTTTCTGCTGCAGTTGCTGGTGGATCTCTAGGTGGCCATTCACCAGGTGGGAGGCGGTGGCACCGGCACCGAGCTCGGCGCCGCGCTGCTGCGCACGGATGACCTCCGGGTGCGCTGCGAGCCCCAGGTAGTCGTTGCTGCTGAAGGTAATCAGTTCACGGCCATCCACCACCGCGGCCGGATTGGGTGCCGCGGCGAGGATCTTGTGCTCGCGATACAGCTGCTGCGCCCGACGCTCGTCGAGGCGCTGCTGTACGTAGGATTGGAGACTCGTGGTCAAAACCGCTGACCGGGGTTACGCCTTGGCGGCGTCGTAAAAGAAGGGATCGTTCTGCTGCTCGGTGATCTGCGCCTGCAGGTCCGCCTCTACCGAAGCTTCGTCCTGGTACTGCTGGTATTCCTCCGGCTTGATACCGAGGCGCGCAAACAACTGCATGTCCTTGTTGGCTTCCGGGTTGCCGGTGGTGAGCAGTTTTTCCCCGTAAAAAATGGAGTTGGCACCGGCGAGGAATGCGAGGGATTGCATCTCGTCGTTCATGGACTCGCGACCCGCAGACAGGCGCACATGGGATTTCGGCATCATGATGCGGGCCACGGCAATACAGCGGATAAATTCAAACGGGTCCAGGTCTTCGTTTTCTGCCAGCGGAGTACCGGCCACTTTCACCAGCATATTGATGGGCACGGATTCCGGATGGTCCGGCAGGTTTGCCAGCTGCATCAACAGCCCGGCGCGATCCTTTTCTCCTTCACCCAGACCGATGATGCCACCGGCACACACCTTCATACCCGCCGCGCGTACATTGCCGAGGGTGGTCAGGCGATCTTCATAGGTACGGGTGGTAATGATCTCGCCGTAGTATTCCGGGGAGGTATCGAGGTTGTGGTTGTAGTAGTCCAGACCGGCGTCCGCCAGGTCCTTGGCCTGCTCGTCGGTGAGCATCCCCAGGGTCATACAGGTCTCCAGGCCCAGCGCCTTGACCTCTTTAACCATCTGGGTGACATAGGGCATGTCTTTTTTCTTCGGTGAGCGCCAGGCGGCGCCCATGCAGAAGCGGGTGGCGCCACCGGCCTTGGCCGCGCGGGCTTCTTCCACCACCTTTTCCACCTTCATCAGCTTTTCGCGCTCGAGACCGGTGTCGTAGCGGGCACTCTGCGGGCAGTAGGTACAATCTTCCGGGCAGGCGCCGGTCTTGATGGAGCAGAGGGTGCTCACCTGTACCCGGTTGGCGTCAAAGTGCTGGCGATGCACCTGCTGGGCAGTAAACAGCAGGTCATTGAACGGCAGCGCGAACAGGTCCAGGACCTGCTGGCGGCTCCAGTCATGGCGCACCTCGCCGTAAACGGAAGTGGCTTGGGGCATTTGCGGGTTGGCAGTCACAGGAATTACTCTCCTCGGGGGCGCGGGAACGGATTGGTTGCGGCGCCGGGATCGGTTGTACAACCGGGTTTCCATCAAGGCAGCCAGTTTAGCGGGGGCCATTTGGCTGTCAACCAACAGAACCGTTTCAGGTTTACAGGTCCCGACGACCGGGAATGGCCGCACACGGAGAAATACGTGCGGCCGGGAGAATCAGGGAGGAGAAGAATGGTCATGCGTCTGCTGGGGCAGCTTCTGGAGCGTTCGATAGATCGCCAGCTGGCGGTGTGCGTCCTGTGCCGCAGCGGCGGGGATATCGACGCCGGAATCTGCGCCCCGTGCCGCAGGGATCTACCAGCCCTTGGCCACGCCTGTGCCAGCTGTGCACTGCCCCTGCCAAATCCCGCCGATCGCCACTGC
Protein-coding sequences here:
- the bioB gene encoding biotin synthase BioB gives rise to the protein MPQATSVYGEVRHDWSRQQVLDLFALPFNDLLFTAQQVHRQHFDANRVQVSTLCSIKTGACPEDCTYCPQSARYDTGLEREKLMKVEKVVEEARAAKAGGATRFCMGAAWRSPKKKDMPYVTQMVKEVKALGLETCMTLGMLTDEQAKDLADAGLDYYNHNLDTSPEYYGEIITTRTYEDRLTTLGNVRAAGMKVCAGGIIGLGEGEKDRAGLLMQLANLPDHPESVPINMLVKVAGTPLAENEDLDPFEFIRCIAVARIMMPKSHVRLSAGRESMNDEMQSLAFLAGANSIFYGEKLLTTGNPEANKDMQLFARLGIKPEEYQQYQDEASVEADLQAQITEQQNDPFFYDAAKA